One Rosa chinensis cultivar Old Blush chromosome 5, RchiOBHm-V2, whole genome shotgun sequence genomic region harbors:
- the LOC112164419 gene encoding receptor-like protein 2, which produces MVDLSSNRLHGAVSSSFFQEAWNLTSFNVFRAGYNYLSGSLPEDIFNSTILEEISLPRNSLYGAVSDRISNLTNLTTLDLSYNQLSGVLPLLLGKLFKLKHVLLDFNYLEGSLPLSLMNCTNLVELRMGANNLGGDISMLNFSKLSQLSKLDLRLNNFFGILPRSLYSCKFLKAIRVAYNNLEVKIEPEILSLKSLSFLSLGMNKRFDKYLRGNEDTDGLQTPCCPIISIQFFR; this is translated from the exons ATGGTGGATCTTTCCAGCAATCGTTTACATGGTGCAGtttcatcttcttttttccaAGAAGCTTGGAATTTGACTAGTTTCAAT GTCTTCCGTGCTGGTTACAATTACCTGTCAGGATCTCTTCCAGAAGATATCTTTAATTCTACCATACTTGAAGAGATTTCACTACCTCGAAATTCATTGTATGGAGCAGTGAGTGATAGAATTTCCAACCTCACCAACCTGACAACCCTTGACCTCTCCTATAACCAATTGAGTGGTGTGCTCCCTCTCCTTCTTGGGAAGCTCTTCAAGTTGAAACACGTACTCCTTGATTTCAACTATCTGGAAGGTTCATTGCCCCTATCTCTGATGAATTGCACAAACCTTGTTGAACTACGTATGGGAGCCAACAACTTGGGAGGTGATATCTCCATGCTCAATTTTTCCAAACTTAGCCAACTTAGTAAACTCGACTTGCGACTAAACAACTTCTTCGGTATCTTGCCGAGAAGCCTCTACTCGTGCAAGTTCTTGAAAGCAATTCGAGTGGCCTACAATAATCTAGAGGTTAAAATAGAGCCTGAAAttctttcattgaaatccctGTCCTTCCTCTCACTTGGCATGAACAAACGTTTTGACAAATATCTCAGAGGCAATGAAGATACTGATGGGTTGCAAACGCCTTGCTGTCCTATCATTAGCATCCAGTTTTTTAGGTGA
- the LOC112164418 gene encoding receptor-like protein 2: MADYNGFQNLLNLDLSSCNLSGIIPSWLSKLKKLQVLNLHHNRITGSIPSWLGTLPSLYFLNMQFNQLSGEFPKELCTLPMLVSEQTAAQIGRIYLELPIYFRPRADAAFLQYNYVVFAPYISLSLNCLSGNIPIEIGQLQLLQQLDLSANNFSGNIPDQISNLKYMEILDLSMNHLSGKIPASFTGLNFLSRFNVSYNNLRGPIPSSTQLQSFNASVFEGNLKLCGAPLPNDCQTTTGADAPDMSTQDADTKECQIPWFYVSVALGFSTGFWGVCGPLVLMTKWRYAYYHFLDNVQYRFHVMIAKHMASIKRRFV; this comes from the coding sequence ATGGCGGATTATAATGGATTTCAAAATCTTCTAAATTTAGATTTGAGTTCATGTAACCTTAGTGGTATAATTCCTTCATGGTTATCGAAGCTGAAAAAGTTACAGGTCTTGAATCTGCATCACAACAGAATCACTGGCTCAATTCCAAGTTGGCTGGGGACTCTTCCAAGCctgtattttttaaatatgcAATTCAACCAACTTTCTGGAGAATTTCCAAAGGAATTGTGCACACTACCTATGTTAGTATCTGAACAAACTGCAGCTCAAATAGGTCGTATTTATCTTGAACTGCCTATCTACTTTCGTCCTAGGGCTGATGCAGCATTTTTACAGTACAATTATGTGGTTTTTGCCCCATATATATCCCTAAGTCTCAATTGCCTTAGTGGGAATATACCTATTGAGATTGGCCAATTGCAGCTTCTCCAACAGCTGGATCTTAGTGCTAACAACTTCTCGGGCAACATTCCAGACCAGATATCTAACCTAAAGTACATGGAGATACTGGATCTCTCCATGAACCATTTGTCTGGAAAAATCCCGGCATCATTCACAGGTCTTAATTTCTTATCAAGATTCAATGTCTCGTACAATAATCTCCGAGGACCAATACCATCAAGCACTCAGCTCCAAAGTTTCAATGCTTCTGTATTTGAGGGGAATCTGAAACTCTGTGGTGCCCCACTTCCAAATGATTGTCAGACGACAACGGGTGCTGATGCACCTGATATGAGCACCCAAGATGCAGACACCAAGGAGTGTCAAATTCCATGGTTTTATGTTTCTGTTGCACTTGGGTTCAGTACAGGATTTTGGGGAGTCTGTGGTCCTTTAGTGCTTATGACAAAGTGGAGATATGCATATTACCATTTCCTAGACAATGTACAATACAGGTTCCATGTGATGATAGCAAAGCATATGGCAAGCATTAAGAGAAGGTTTGTTTAG